In Natator depressus isolate rNatDep1 chromosome 9, rNatDep2.hap1, whole genome shotgun sequence, a single genomic region encodes these proteins:
- the RBMX gene encoding RNA-binding motif protein, X chromosome isoform X2 — translation MVEADRPGKLFIGGLNTETNEKALEAVFGKYGRIVEVLLMKDRETNKSRGFAFVTFESPADAKDAARDMNGKSLDGKAIKVEQATKPSFESGGRRGPPPPPRSRGPPRGLRGGRGGSGARGPPSRGSHLGSSRGPLPMKRGPPPRSGGPPPKRSAPSGPVRSSSGMGGRAPVSRGRDSYGGPPRREPMPSRRDVYMSPRDDGYSTKDSYSSRDYPSSRDTRDYAPPPRDYAYRDYGHSSSRDEYPSRGYSDRDGYGGGRDRDYSDHPSGGSYRDSYESYGNSRSAPPARGPPPSYGGSSRYDDYGSTRDGYGSRESYSSSRSDVYSSGRDRVGRQDRGLPPSMERGYPPPRDSYSSSSRGAPRGGGRGGSRSDRGGGRSRY, via the exons ATGGTTGAAGCAGATCGTCCTGGGAAACTGTTCATTGGTGGACTGAATACAGAGACAAATGAGAAAGCTCTTGAGGCTGTATTTGGCAAATATGGGCGCATTGTGGaag TTCTCTTGATGAAGGATCGTGAAACCAACAAATCCAGAGGATTTGCTTTTGTCACATTTGAGAGCCCAGCAGATGCAAAGGATGCTGCCAGAGATATGAATGGAAAG TCATTAGATGGGAAAGCAATTAAAGTGGAACAAGCAACCAAGCCATCCTTTGAAAGTGGTGGTAGACGTGGGCCACCACCCCCTCCAAGAAGCAGAGGTCCTCCCAGGGGCCTTAGAGGTGGAAGAGGCGGAAGTGGAGCAAGAGGACCACCTTCAAGAGGGAGTCACTTGG GTTCTTCTAGGGGGCCACTTCCAATGAAGAGGGGGCCACCTCCACGAAGTGGTGGACCTCCACCCAAAAGATCTGCACCTTCAGGGCCAGTGCGTAGCAGTAGTGGAATGGGAGGGAGAG CTCCTGTATCACGTGGAAGAGACAGCTATGGTGGTCCTCCACGCAGAGAGCCAATGCCATCACGGAGAGATGTCTACATGTCACCAAGAGATGATGGTTATAGTACAAAAGACAG TTATTCAAGTAGAGATTATCCAAGTTCCAGGGATACAAGAGATTATGCTCCGCCTCCAAGAGATTATGCATACCGTGATTATGGTCATTCCAGCTCACGTGATGAGTACCCCTCTAGAGGATACAG TGATCGTGATGGCTATGGTGGTGGACGCGATAGAGACTATTCAGATCATCCAAGTGGAGGCTCTTACAGAGATTCGTATGAGAGCTATG GTAACTCACGTAGTGCTCCACCTGCACGAGGGCCCCCGCCATCTTATGGTGGAAGCAGTCGCTATGATGATTACGGCAGTACACGAGATGGATATGGAAGTCGAGAAAGTTATTCAAGCAGCAGAAGTGATGTCTACTCAAGTGGTCGTGATCGTGTTGGAAGACAAGACAGAGGTCTTCCCCCTTCCATGGAAAGGGGTTACCCTCCTCCCCGTGATTCATACAGCAGTTCAAGCCGCGGAGCACCCAGAGGTGGTGGCCGTGGAGGAAGCCGATCTGATAGGGGTGGAGGCAGAAGCAGATACTGA
- the RBMX gene encoding RNA-binding motif protein, X chromosome isoform X1 codes for MVEADRPGKLFIGGLNTETNEKALEAVFGKYGRIVEVLLMKDRETNKSRGFAFVTFESPADAKDAARDMNGKSLDGKAIKVEQATKPSFESGGRRGPPPPPRSRGPPRGLRGGRGGSGARGPPSRGSHLGSSRGPLPMKRGPPPRSGGPPPKRSAPSGPVRSSSGMGGRAPVSRGRDSYGGPPRREPMPSRRDVYMSPRDDGYSTKDSYSSRDYPSSRDTRDYAPPPRDYAYRDYGHSSSRDEYPSRGYSFSSYSDRDGYGGGRDRDYSDHPSGGSYRDSYESYGNSRSAPPARGPPPSYGGSSRYDDYGSTRDGYGSRESYSSSRSDVYSSGRDRVGRQDRGLPPSMERGYPPPRDSYSSSSRGAPRGGGRGGSRSDRGGGRSRY; via the exons ATGGTTGAAGCAGATCGTCCTGGGAAACTGTTCATTGGTGGACTGAATACAGAGACAAATGAGAAAGCTCTTGAGGCTGTATTTGGCAAATATGGGCGCATTGTGGaag TTCTCTTGATGAAGGATCGTGAAACCAACAAATCCAGAGGATTTGCTTTTGTCACATTTGAGAGCCCAGCAGATGCAAAGGATGCTGCCAGAGATATGAATGGAAAG TCATTAGATGGGAAAGCAATTAAAGTGGAACAAGCAACCAAGCCATCCTTTGAAAGTGGTGGTAGACGTGGGCCACCACCCCCTCCAAGAAGCAGAGGTCCTCCCAGGGGCCTTAGAGGTGGAAGAGGCGGAAGTGGAGCAAGAGGACCACCTTCAAGAGGGAGTCACTTGG GTTCTTCTAGGGGGCCACTTCCAATGAAGAGGGGGCCACCTCCACGAAGTGGTGGACCTCCACCCAAAAGATCTGCACCTTCAGGGCCAGTGCGTAGCAGTAGTGGAATGGGAGGGAGAG CTCCTGTATCACGTGGAAGAGACAGCTATGGTGGTCCTCCACGCAGAGAGCCAATGCCATCACGGAGAGATGTCTACATGTCACCAAGAGATGATGGTTATAGTACAAAAGACAG TTATTCAAGTAGAGATTATCCAAGTTCCAGGGATACAAGAGATTATGCTCCGCCTCCAAGAGATTATGCATACCGTGATTATGGTCATTCCAGCTCACGTGATGAGTACCCCTCTAGAGGATACAG TTTTTCTTCTTATAGTGATCGTGATGGCTATGGTGGTGGACGCGATAGAGACTATTCAGATCATCCAAGTGGAGGCTCTTACAGAGATTCGTATGAGAGCTATG GTAACTCACGTAGTGCTCCACCTGCACGAGGGCCCCCGCCATCTTATGGTGGAAGCAGTCGCTATGATGATTACGGCAGTACACGAGATGGATATGGAAGTCGAGAAAGTTATTCAAGCAGCAGAAGTGATGTCTACTCAAGTGGTCGTGATCGTGTTGGAAGACAAGACAGAGGTCTTCCCCCTTCCATGGAAAGGGGTTACCCTCCTCCCCGTGATTCATACAGCAGTTCAAGCCGCGGAGCACCCAGAGGTGGTGGCCGTGGAGGAAGCCGATCTGATAGGGGTGGAGGCAGAAGCAGATACTGA